GAAGGAACTGAAGGCCATCGCCctgctgaagaagagaaaacccTTCCGCTGGCTGCCCTCCATGCCAAAGAAGAGGGAATTGGAGTTCAGTTCCTCACAGATTGTGTCACCGCCCAGCAACTTTGAGATTCCCACCAAGCGGGCAACACCTACCCGCCACTTACCCCTCTCCTCCCAACTCCGGGGCCACCAGTCCATGCCCTGTCTGCGGGATGGATGGAAGCTGGCAGATGAGTTGGGCTTTCCTCTGCGCCCCCCTCGCCCCTTAACGCCACTGGTCCTGGTTGTGGAGGGCAAACCGGAGCTGGAGAGGGATGCTGTGGCTGAGGATCTGAGGCAGATGGTGAACGTCAAATTGGAGTGTGTTTGCTACCGATGGCTCTCCTCGGGCCTGCCCCCACTTCTGGGGGCTCTGACCCGCTACCCGGCTGCAGGGCACCGCATGGAAGAGCTGCAGAGGACGTTGAAGGCTCTCCAGGAGGAAGAAGCCTTTGGGCAGCGGGACCGCCAGCCCCCCAAAGCCCCACCACTTCACCCACAGCCAGTGACCATGACTCTGAAGCTGAGAGATCAGGGTGTGGTCCAGGCAGCTGCTGTACAGGTCTCTGATAGGAACTTTCTGGACTCCTTCCATGTTGAGGGGGCTGGAGTCCTGTACAATCACCTGACTGGTGAACTGGACCCCAAACTCATCGAGGAAATGGATAGCCATTGTTTTGTGGGCAGTAACATTCGGGAGGTCTACAAGGAGTTGATGAGCCGGGTATCTACTGACCACTTCTGTTTTGACCAGGGACCCCTGGTGGAGCCTGCAGCAGATAAAGACTGGTCAACCTTCCTGTCCTCAGCCTTCCTACGTCAGGAAAAACAGTACCACATCATCAACCCTGAACTGGCTGATATTCACTCCCGGGACACAAATGCTTTACAGCCCAACCCGGAGAGGCCGTCCTCCATGGCATCACTCTACCCACGCAAAAGCTGGGAGAGGCAGTCAAACAAGTTCACGTGGATGAACTGGTGGCAAGCCGGCTTGTCTGGAGATGACTACTTCAAGTACCTCAGCAGCCAGGAGACGGattttctccacatcatcttcCAAATGTATGAAGAGGAGGTTCCCGTGGAAATAGTGGCCCCTGTCAAAGAATCCCTGGAGATTCACCCTCCTCCTCTCTTGTTAGAAGATGAAGAGCCCTGGGACTTCGTGCCAGGCGAATGGGATTGCAACGTGGTGCTGGAGCACAGGCTGGGGGTTGAGAGGCTGGACCTCCTGGGAGAACCCCACAAACTCCTGAGCCTGCAGAAGCGTCTGGAGTGGCTATGGTCCATGCTTGAGGTCCCCGACAAGGACAGGTTGGAGATGGCCATCAAGTACAGCTCCAATGCCCGTCTGGGGCAGCTGCCTTCATTGGTGAATGCCTGGGAATGTGCCCTGCAACCCATTCAACTGCGGGAGATATTGCTGGGGAGACTGGAGCGGTTTGAGCGACATGCCTCCGACCCCAACCGCTTCTTCCAAAAGACTGACACGGGCCTGAGTTGCCTCCTGGAGGAGAATCAGATCCGCAACCATCTGTACAGGAAGCTCCGTCAAGTGGAGGCTTTTTTGGTTCCCCTCCTGGAGGAGATTGAGTTAATCTTTGAAGACCCCGTGACCTTTAAGGGGCGGCGCTATCTGGACAAGATGAAGTGTGACAAAGTGGAGATGCTCTACTGGCTGCAGCAGGGGCGGCGGGTTCACCACCTGGTCCAGGCCCAGAAGACCTCCCGCCTGTCAGCCCTCTCTAAGAGGCTCAGCAGCCAGCCTTTAGTAGCTCCTGGAAACACTCCCATTACCCTTTGAGCAAGCCCAAGTGCTCTCAAATCCCTTCCAGAACACCCAGCAGCTTATTCAGACCTCTTGACTGCACTGGAAGAAGAAACAGCATGCAGGGTTCAGGAACATTATGCTTTCAGCTAAAGAAGGGAGTGAGATTAAGACTTTTCGACAGTGACCTTCTCAAAAAAAGAACCCCCAGCCCCAGTGTTCCTGTTTATGTTAAGCCATGCACAATACAGCCAAAATCTCGTATATCAAAAGAACCAAGACCATCCCTTGCAGTTTATTGTAATGGGAAATGTCAGATGGAGACAGATCACAACCTTAGAGCGACTCAAGTTATCATTTCTAATATGTTACATAAAATTGACTGATTAGAACCACAGATCAGGATGCTCTATGGCCTAATGGTAAAGGGCAAGAGCTCGGGAGTTAGTAGATGTAGTTTTAAATCCTgactgtgatcttgggcaagtttccTAACTTAACTGCACCTGGGTCATCATATGTCAGTTGAAGGAGTTGGGTCCAGGTTGTCACTTCTTCCACTTGCAGCATGATGTTGGTAGagctaaaattttaaatcaaatgtTTACCAATTAATACAAGCACATGGTACAAAGTACATGAGGACTAAAAAGTAAGACCCCTTCCCATCTCTGCCTCTAGTATCTCAATTCCCCTCCCTGGGATAACAACCATTACCCATTTCTTGTGtatctttccatttccttattcagcaaatatttattgagcaccagctAGGTGTTAGATGCTTGGTCTAtaccagtgaacaaaacaaagatccctACCCTTTGTAGAGTTTACATCCTACTGTGGGGAATCCTAAATATAGTACCTAAGCACACTGAATAACAGAATGTTAGAAAGTGATAGGAGAGCAAGGCAGGGGGGATCAGGGAGTGGGGGGGTGTAGTTTTAATTAGGGGGGTCGGGGTAGGCCTCACTGGGAAAGTGAGATTTTTGCAAAGGCTTGAAGGAGGTGAAGAAGCGAGCCCTGCAGACACCAGGGAAAACAgctttccagacagagggaacagccagtgcaaagccCCGAGGCAGGCGTGTGTCTGGCGTGTCCCAGAAACAGCTAGGTGGCCAGCATGGGTGGGGCAgagtgagggggagagaggaGTCAGAGGGGTCATGACAAGGTGTCAAGGGGCAGGTTAGATCACAGAAATCCTTGAAGGCCATTGTATGCACTATTCCAGAagtaatttatgtatatatgagCATATATGTACACAATATCCCTGTATATATTTAGAACTGCCCCAATGGTTGCATTACTGTAAGCCCGTTTCACATCTTGCTTTTGTCACATAATATGTCTCAGGCTCATCCCATAGCGATACATAAAAAGGTGCCTTATTTTCTTTGACAGTTATGTAGTATTCCACTATgtggaatttatattttatttggcaGCCCCTTGTTACTGGACATATACAAACAAAAACAGTGCTCTAAAAAAAGAATCCTTGTTTATCCATTTAGCATGTGCAACCATATAACTCAGTTTAAATAAGTGGAAGTGGAATTGTTTTTTCTAAGCCTAAGCATGTGTAATTTTTGATGGATATTGCCATTTGCCCTCCTCAAAGTTTGTGAAAATTTGCACTCTAGTCAGCATTGCATTAGTGTATCTCTTTCCCTACTCTCACCAATAGAATGTAATCAAATATTTGGATCTTTGTCAATCTAATAAGTGAAAAACTGTGTCTCACTTGAGTTGCAATTCTCATTTCTCTTATGTGGGAAGTTGCA
This genomic stretch from Choloepus didactylus isolate mChoDid1 chromosome 6, mChoDid1.pri, whole genome shotgun sequence harbors:
- the CCDC87 gene encoding coiled-coil domain-containing protein 87 — its product is MERQKREPELQRLYHRLLQPLSLFPRKATPAASQKRRPEEIGMVQLLSQPRLTVASLCRQVAQRLARSGLTAPVRPEDRLRLTEVILDELKCGWQEPPAEPDLSQRDNQKLRQRLEAHVLLSSEQLFLRYLHLLVTMSAPASVFTEPATLTRLAANLAKDCTLFLTSPDVYRCLLADFRVLLKVQARRSMGHKYRAEDQESRAEDQHYPAEDQHYRSSPIGASKLCPMPWPHGTGFAHVPCSSLNLNYLVYLSRPPEFLSKPEPDPMKELKAIALLKKRKPFRWLPSMPKKRELEFSSSQIVSPPSNFEIPTKRATPTRHLPLSSQLRGHQSMPCLRDGWKLADELGFPLRPPRPLTPLVLVVEGKPELERDAVAEDLRQMVNVKLECVCYRWLSSGLPPLLGALTRYPAAGHRMEELQRTLKALQEEEAFGQRDRQPPKAPPLHPQPVTMTLKLRDQGVVQAAAVQVSDRNFLDSFHVEGAGVLYNHLTGELDPKLIEEMDSHCFVGSNIREVYKELMSRVSTDHFCFDQGPLVEPAADKDWSTFLSSAFLRQEKQYHIINPELADIHSRDTNALQPNPERPSSMASLYPRKSWERQSNKFTWMNWWQAGLSGDDYFKYLSSQETDFLHIIFQMYEEEVPVEIVAPVKESLEIHPPPLLLEDEEPWDFVPGEWDCNVVLEHRLGVERLDLLGEPHKLLSLQKRLEWLWSMLEVPDKDRLEMAIKYSSNARLGQLPSLVNAWECALQPIQLREILLGRLERFERHASDPNRFFQKTDTGLSCLLEENQIRNHLYRKLRQVEAFLVPLLEEIELIFEDPVTFKGRRYLDKMKCDKVEMLYWLQQGRRVHHLVQAQKTSRLSALSKRLSSQPLVAPGNTPITL